Proteins encoded within one genomic window of Maridesulfovibrio bastinii DSM 16055:
- the rpe gene encoding ribulose-phosphate 3-epimerase — protein MTQKKTIISPSLLSCDFSRLADELKALEEAGLEWAHLDVMDGMFVPNITFGPPVIKSMRKESNLFFDCHLMIEQPERYIQEFVDAGADLICVHAEATNHLERVVSAIADAGVKPAVALNPATPLDEIKYLIPQLYMVLIMSVNPGFGGQKYIPFCTEKISELKSMITAQKAETLIQVDGGVTMENCRELVEAGADVLVSGSAFFKFPPYAERYKKFIETCNG, from the coding sequence ATGACTCAGAAAAAAACCATCATTTCTCCGTCATTACTTTCATGCGACTTCAGCAGACTTGCCGATGAGCTTAAAGCACTTGAAGAAGCAGGACTGGAATGGGCTCATCTTGATGTCATGGATGGAATGTTCGTCCCTAATATAACCTTCGGACCTCCGGTAATAAAATCTATGCGCAAAGAGTCGAATCTCTTTTTCGACTGCCACCTTATGATTGAACAGCCGGAGAGGTATATTCAGGAATTTGTTGATGCCGGAGCAGACCTCATCTGCGTTCATGCCGAAGCCACAAATCATCTTGAAAGAGTTGTTTCGGCAATTGCGGATGCAGGTGTTAAACCTGCTGTTGCCCTGAACCCGGCAACACCTCTGGACGAAATTAAATACCTTATCCCGCAGTTATATATGGTACTCATAATGAGTGTTAACCCGGGATTCGGCGGACAGAAATATATTCCATTCTGCACTGAAAAAATCAGCGAGCTGAAATCAATGATTACAGCTCAGAAAGCTGAAACACTCATTCAGGTAGATGGCGGCGTTACCATGGAAAACTGTAGAGAGCTGGTTGAAGCCGGAGCTGATGTTCTGGTTTCAGGTTCTGCTTTTTTCAAGTTTCCCCCTTACGCTGAAAGATATAAAAAATTCATTGAGACCTGTAACGGTTAG
- a CDS encoding sensor domain-containing diguanylate cyclase → MKKNQNTIKKQNMLTGEDCTQIHYKHLFISAASAIVVLNEDGRVREVNDAFTHITGYHSKEIVARPLAPILASEDEESLLAISELFSNPGVCSRFKHPFKCKDGRTIWIELTVSSCIESSKCRLTICIFNDITYDYEQFLLKEKRISELQEVKELQEENSAQLAVLLHELDEKNAELETEIKEREKAERLLKESEERFKSLSVTDQLTGLYNRRQLHDVFENEISRSKRYNRPLSIILMDVDDFKKFNDTYGHLAGDSVLNRLGQIIQSSIRETDKGFRYGGEEFLVVLPETSGTDAIITAKRIMQTMEEEKFHPNANTTVIKTLSVGIAEYIPEEFSNNFLKRADDNMYHAKINGKNRISYQHNIIS, encoded by the coding sequence TTGAAAAAAAATCAAAATACAATCAAAAAGCAGAATATGCTTACCGGGGAAGATTGTACTCAAATACACTATAAACATCTTTTTATAAGTGCAGCTTCAGCTATTGTTGTGTTGAACGAGGACGGTAGAGTACGCGAAGTAAATGATGCATTCACCCATATCACCGGCTACCATTCAAAAGAAATAGTTGCCCGACCATTGGCACCAATACTTGCTTCCGAAGATGAAGAAAGTTTGCTCGCAATTTCAGAACTTTTCAGTAATCCAGGAGTATGTTCCAGATTCAAGCACCCTTTCAAGTGTAAAGACGGCCGAACAATCTGGATAGAACTTACTGTCAGCTCCTGTATAGAAAGTTCAAAATGCCGCTTAACAATCTGCATTTTCAATGACATCACCTACGATTACGAACAATTTCTCCTAAAAGAAAAAAGAATAAGCGAACTTCAGGAAGTAAAAGAACTACAGGAAGAGAACTCCGCACAGCTTGCGGTGCTTCTGCACGAGCTTGATGAAAAAAATGCGGAACTTGAAACGGAGATTAAAGAAAGGGAAAAGGCTGAAAGACTTTTAAAAGAGAGTGAAGAACGCTTTAAAAGCCTCAGCGTGACCGATCAGCTGACGGGCCTTTACAACAGAAGACAGCTGCATGATGTTTTTGAAAATGAAATAAGCCGCAGCAAACGCTATAATCGGCCTCTGAGCATCATTCTGATGGATGTAGACGACTTCAAAAAGTTTAATGATACCTACGGTCATCTCGCCGGCGATTCTGTTTTAAACCGGCTTGGCCAGATTATCCAGTCCAGCATCAGAGAAACTGATAAAGGATTCCGCTACGGCGGGGAAGAATTTCTGGTGGTTCTCCCTGAAACAAGCGGAACGGATGCGATAATAACCGCAAAACGCATCATGCAGACGATGGAGGAAGAAAAATTCCACCCGAATGCAAACACTACAGTTATCAAAACCTTGAGCGTTGGAATAGCTGAATATATTCCTGAAGAATTTTCGAACAACTTCCTTAAACGTGCTGATGACAACATGTATCATGCCAAAATAAACGGCAAAAATAGAATATCATATCAGCATAATATCATTAGTTAG
- a CDS encoding AsnC family transcriptional regulator, with protein sequence MDSVDKTILDVIQSGFPITGRPYAEIGRIAGISEDEALSRVNKLREDGVIRRIGANFGSRELGWRSTLCAAKVPEDKLDDFVAEVNKHSGVTHNYLRENEFNIWFTFIGPEWDEVEKTLQSITDKTGIEILNMPASKMLKIKVDFNMESDQREKN encoded by the coding sequence ATGGATTCAGTTGATAAAACCATTCTGGACGTAATCCAATCCGGTTTTCCTATTACCGGCAGACCATACGCCGAAATCGGACGCATTGCCGGTATAAGCGAAGATGAAGCACTGTCCAGAGTCAATAAACTCCGGGAAGACGGTGTAATAAGAAGGATAGGAGCTAACTTCGGCTCACGCGAACTGGGCTGGCGTTCAACATTGTGCGCTGCAAAAGTTCCTGAAGATAAGCTGGATGATTTTGTTGCTGAAGTTAATAAGCATTCGGGTGTAACCCATAACTATCTTCGTGAAAACGAGTTTAACATCTGGTTTACATTTATTGGTCCTGAATGGGATGAAGTTGAAAAAACACTGCAATCCATAACTGATAAGACCGGTATTGAAATCCTGAACATGCCGGCCAGCAAAATGTTAAAAATAAAAGTCGATTTCAATATGGAAAGCGACCAGAGAGAGAAAAACTGA
- a CDS encoding DUF445 domain-containing protein, protein MTFKLLLSPIICALIGWVTNYLAVKMLFHPHKPIKVWPFVIQGIFPKRQNELAESLGRMIEKELISHEDIKSVICDPSFIEKHKVVVLDYLDVFFKEKVTTLHPMVSMFLNDDTMKTIRGMLSTELDEMLPKLIQTTSSQLENSLDFKCLVQKKVENFSMEQLENILFSIMKKEFRFIEIFGGVLGFIIGLIQIFIFI, encoded by the coding sequence ATGACTTTTAAGCTTCTTCTTTCTCCTATTATCTGTGCTCTTATCGGATGGGTTACCAACTATCTTGCTGTTAAGATGTTATTTCATCCGCATAAGCCGATAAAAGTCTGGCCGTTTGTCATTCAGGGCATTTTCCCCAAGCGTCAGAATGAGCTTGCCGAGAGCCTTGGCCGAATGATTGAAAAGGAACTTATATCTCATGAAGATATCAAGAGTGTCATCTGTGATCCATCTTTTATAGAAAAGCACAAGGTGGTTGTTCTTGATTATCTTGATGTCTTTTTCAAAGAAAAGGTCACAACGCTGCATCCTATGGTCAGTATGTTTCTGAATGATGATACCATGAAGACCATTCGTGGTATGCTCTCAACAGAACTTGATGAAATGCTCCCCAAACTTATTCAGACCACATCATCCCAACTTGAAAATTCACTGGACTTCAAGTGTCTGGTTCAGAAAAAAGTTGAGAATTTTTCAATGGAACAGCTGGAAAATATTCTTTTTTCCATAATGAAAAAAGAATTCAGATTTATTGAAATTTTTGGTGGAGTGCTTGGATTTATTATCGGACTTATTCAGATTTTTATTTTCATCTAG